Proteins encoded in a region of the Paenibacillus pedocola genome:
- a CDS encoding glycoside hydrolase family 125 protein, translated as MEQFRLPKIPMPKLELPRAVQEVLAEAEEQLAHRPKLLQLFKNCFPNTLETTTKLMEDGTTFVITGDIPASWLRDSVEQVIHYVPLAKNDRDLQRIIGGLIKRHIKYIHIDPYANAFNEYANDWHWNTTDVTEMSPWVWERKFEIDSLCFVVRLAYTYWQETGLTDFFDAEFKAALRTIIDLFKREQHHFEQSLYRFTRNNGIPEDSLRNSGLGMPVNYTGMIWSGFRSSDDACDFHYNIPGNMFAVVALRQMQEFAEWVFRDMDMLAELKELEFEVDHGIKLYGIYRHPEFGPIYAYETDGFGNYCLMDDAGTPGLISIPYLGYTTADDPVYQNTRRFALSKENPFYYEGTAAKGIGSPHTPKNYIWHMALSMQGITAESVEEKLQLVELLESTDADTGFMHEGFHADDPSVFTRSWFAWSNSLFSQLVYRMMKDGQL; from the coding sequence TTGGAACAATTCAGATTACCCAAAATTCCGATGCCGAAGCTGGAGCTCCCCCGGGCTGTACAGGAGGTGCTGGCGGAAGCGGAAGAGCAGCTGGCCCACCGTCCGAAGCTGCTGCAGCTGTTTAAGAACTGTTTTCCCAATACGCTGGAGACGACTACGAAGCTGATGGAAGATGGCACTACCTTTGTTATTACCGGAGACATCCCGGCTTCCTGGCTGCGCGATTCGGTGGAGCAGGTCATTCATTACGTGCCGCTGGCCAAAAATGACCGTGATCTCCAGCGCATCATCGGCGGACTGATCAAACGTCATATTAAGTACATCCACATCGATCCTTACGCCAATGCGTTTAATGAATATGCCAATGACTGGCATTGGAACACCACAGACGTTACGGAGATGTCACCGTGGGTCTGGGAGCGCAAATTCGAGATTGATTCTCTGTGCTTCGTGGTGCGTCTCGCCTATACCTACTGGCAGGAAACCGGGCTTACCGATTTCTTCGATGCCGAATTCAAGGCTGCCCTGCGGACCATTATCGATTTGTTCAAAAGAGAGCAGCATCACTTCGAGCAGTCGCTGTACCGCTTTACCCGCAACAATGGTATTCCTGAGGATTCACTGCGTAACAGCGGGCTCGGCATGCCGGTGAACTATACAGGGATGATCTGGTCCGGCTTCCGTTCCAGCGATGATGCCTGTGATTTCCACTACAACATTCCCGGCAATATGTTTGCCGTTGTAGCCCTGCGCCAGATGCAGGAATTTGCCGAATGGGTCTTCCGCGACATGGATATGCTGGCAGAGCTGAAGGAGCTTGAATTCGAGGTAGATCACGGCATTAAGCTGTATGGTATTTACCGCCATCCGGAATTTGGTCCGATCTACGCCTACGAGACAGACGGCTTCGGCAATTACTGTCTGATGGATGACGCCGGAACCCCCGGGCTGATCTCCATCCCGTATCTCGGCTATACCACGGCAGATGATCCGGTCTACCAGAACACCAGACGGTTTGCGCTCAGCAAAGAGAATCCTTTCTATTATGAAGGAACAGCAGCCAAAGGCATCGGCAGCCCGCATACACCTAAGAACTATATCTGGCACATGGCCCTGTCGATGCAGGGAATTACTGCAGAATCTGTGGAGGAAAAGCTGCAGCTGGTCGAGCTCCTGGAGAGCACCGACGCAGATACCGGCTTCATGCATGAAGGCTTCCATGCTGACGACCCTTCCGTGTTCACCCGCAGCTGGTTCGCCTGGTCGAACAGCCTGTTCTCGCAGCTAGTGTACCGGATGATGAAGGACGGACAGCTGTGA
- a CDS encoding beta-galactosidase produces the protein MSAGTVILFSDPQFPGYSGAAGQLRELAKQQGGLDHTAHAAHPANNARPVPGVQSALPVHAVAADQLAAALDAAGPGGCFINLHAPYFPKEAWGSIVAYLKRGGGLLSIGGAPFKHPVRREQGGWLAEVEQTAYHRQLHIHEALRVDGSRVQAHAALAEIPLFAGREQLLEPSGTWNLVPHVTKSSDLPEQMGASGPMDTRIYPLLKGISGEGREVSAPAVLWEHTGGPFAGGRWIFIGQRLTPEACSDAGRELLAACAAFAAKGVTELWLKPNYASYEAGERPVISLQSQRLSRARTGSEGWKLHFSLQRDGADSVCYEHSCEITVSSEMNFLRLPIPVELEPGLYRLNCTAEAEDGELRVLRQGFWGYDAELLAEGEPITAGRDYFRKNGQPLPVVGMTYMTSDVARKFLFLPNAAVWDRDMAQMRKAGINWIRTGIWTAYRNIMQVDGHASEEVLRAIDAFLQTAGKHDLQVTFTFFSFTPESWEGSNPYLDPRSVEAQKRFIRSIVSRHVHTTHVDWDLINEPSMFDPPRIFSDGPSPAGDIYEQQAFTAWLEQRHGSIALLQERWNMTPLELPDFASARPPEQAEINFSIQDIHSGKRGTRWLDYCLFSMEMHNVWARELYGAIKELNPAHLVTVGQDEALGAQRPSPFFYGEAVDYTTVHTWWLNDNLLWSSIFAKTENKPNLVQETGIMYVETPDGRAKRSEEELRSILERKYAYAFAAGGAGAVQWIWNTNFYMDNANESQIGALRADGTEKPEADVSYDFGRFIAESGHLFEGRKLEDIAVIFPYSNDFSNRKLAYDATTRLTRILSYQLRLPFRGVSEYGLEALEAQPPKLILLPSAHNLDDSAMKQLISFVERTGAVLVVTGALGLSSYWQPSERLEGILGKREFSNVRREERMKLGARTFAVSFGQRRIAELVKEIRTNRASGVHQPADNGDTVLDIPLGNGRLIWCPLPLELNERDEPIVELYRYAVECTGITSGLEWITGGDLPGVYGRKLDFAEGALYIFVSEYAWDADIEVKDPQTGASFSFRLEKERTVLFAADKQGRVQSIYRPDNTIITTGLS, from the coding sequence GTGAGTGCGGGCACTGTGATTCTGTTCAGCGACCCGCAGTTCCCGGGCTACTCTGGTGCTGCCGGACAGCTCCGGGAGCTGGCGAAGCAGCAGGGCGGGTTAGATCATACCGCCCATGCCGCCCATCCTGCTAATAATGCCCGGCCTGTCCCCGGCGTTCAATCCGCCCTTCCTGTCCATGCTGTCGCTGCGGATCAGCTCGCAGCGGCGCTGGATGCCGCCGGGCCCGGCGGATGCTTCATTAACTTGCATGCCCCTTACTTTCCCAAGGAGGCATGGGGCTCCATCGTCGCCTACCTGAAGCGCGGCGGCGGGCTGCTGAGCATCGGCGGCGCCCCGTTCAAGCATCCGGTGCGCCGGGAGCAGGGCGGGTGGCTGGCGGAAGTCGAGCAGACCGCCTACCACCGCCAGCTGCATATCCACGAAGCGCTGCGCGTGGATGGCAGCCGGGTGCAAGCGCATGCCGCGCTTGCGGAGATCCCGCTGTTCGCAGGCCGCGAACAGCTGCTCGAGCCTTCGGGCACCTGGAATCTGGTGCCCCATGTGACCAAAAGCAGCGATCTGCCGGAGCAAATGGGCGCCAGCGGCCCCATGGATACCCGGATCTATCCGCTGCTGAAGGGCATCTCCGGCGAAGGCCGTGAGGTGTCTGCCCCAGCTGTGCTGTGGGAGCATACCGGCGGTCCCTTCGCCGGCGGGCGCTGGATCTTCATCGGCCAGCGCCTTACACCTGAGGCCTGCAGCGATGCAGGCCGGGAACTGCTGGCGGCCTGCGCGGCCTTTGCCGCCAAAGGCGTCACCGAGCTGTGGCTGAAGCCGAACTACGCCTCTTATGAGGCGGGCGAACGGCCGGTTATCAGCCTGCAGAGCCAGCGGCTCAGCCGCGCCCGGACCGGAAGTGAAGGCTGGAAGCTTCACTTCTCACTGCAGCGGGACGGAGCGGATTCCGTATGCTATGAACACTCTTGCGAGATAACCGTAAGCAGCGAAATGAATTTTCTTCGCTTGCCTATACCCGTGGAGCTGGAGCCGGGCCTGTACCGTTTGAACTGCACCGCTGAGGCGGAAGACGGCGAACTGCGCGTATTGCGCCAGGGTTTCTGGGGCTATGATGCCGAGCTGCTTGCAGAAGGGGAGCCTATCACTGCCGGCCGGGACTATTTCCGGAAGAACGGGCAGCCGCTGCCGGTTGTAGGCATGACCTACATGACCTCGGATGTGGCGCGGAAGTTTCTTTTCCTGCCGAACGCCGCCGTGTGGGACCGGGATATGGCCCAGATGAGGAAGGCCGGAATCAACTGGATCCGTACCGGCATCTGGACGGCCTACCGCAATATCATGCAGGTCGACGGGCATGCCTCGGAAGAGGTGCTGCGGGCCATCGATGCTTTTCTGCAGACAGCGGGGAAGCATGATCTTCAAGTTACCTTCACCTTTTTCTCCTTTACACCGGAGAGCTGGGAGGGCAGCAATCCGTATCTGGACCCGCGCAGCGTGGAAGCACAAAAGCGGTTTATCCGCTCCATTGTTTCCCGCCATGTTCACACCACACATGTGGACTGGGACCTGATCAACGAGCCGTCGATGTTCGATCCGCCGCGTATTTTTTCAGATGGCCCGAGCCCGGCAGGGGATATTTACGAGCAGCAGGCATTCACCGCCTGGCTGGAGCAGCGTCACGGCAGCATTGCCCTTCTTCAGGAACGCTGGAACATGACGCCGCTGGAGCTGCCGGATTTCGCCTCAGCACGGCCGCCCGAGCAGGCGGAGATTAATTTCAGCATCCAGGATATCCATTCCGGCAAACGCGGAACACGCTGGCTCGATTACTGCCTGTTCTCGATGGAGATGCATAATGTCTGGGCCCGGGAGCTGTACGGAGCCATCAAAGAGCTGAACCCCGCCCATCTCGTGACCGTAGGCCAGGACGAAGCGCTGGGAGCGCAGAGACCTTCGCCGTTCTTTTATGGGGAAGCTGTAGATTACACCACAGTCCATACCTGGTGGCTGAACGATAATCTGCTGTGGAGCAGTATCTTTGCCAAAACAGAGAACAAACCCAATCTCGTCCAGGAAACCGGAATTATGTATGTAGAAACCCCGGACGGACGCGCCAAAAGATCTGAGGAAGAGCTCCGCTCTATCCTGGAACGAAAGTATGCTTATGCTTTTGCTGCGGGCGGTGCGGGTGCTGTCCAGTGGATCTGGAATACCAATTTTTATATGGATAATGCCAATGAATCGCAGATTGGTGCACTGCGTGCGGATGGCACGGAGAAGCCCGAGGCCGATGTATCCTATGATTTCGGACGTTTCATTGCGGAAAGCGGACATTTGTTTGAGGGGCGCAAGCTGGAGGATATCGCCGTTATTTTCCCGTATTCCAATGACTTCTCAAACCGGAAGCTGGCGTATGACGCCACTACCCGGCTGACCCGTATTCTGTCCTATCAGCTGCGTCTGCCTTTCCGCGGGGTTTCAGAATATGGTCTTGAAGCGCTGGAAGCCCAGCCGCCGAAGCTGATCCTGCTGCCTAGTGCGCATAATCTGGATGACAGCGCCATGAAACAGCTAATTTCTTTTGTGGAGCGAACCGGAGCGGTGCTGGTCGTGACCGGAGCGCTGGGACTGAGCTCTTACTGGCAGCCGTCGGAGCGCCTGGAGGGAATTCTTGGAAAGCGTGAGTTCAGCAATGTGCGGCGCGAAGAGCGGATGAAGCTTGGCGCCAGAACCTTTGCCGTTTCTTTCGGGCAGCGGCGGATCGCAGAGCTGGTCAAGGAGATCCGGACAAACAGAGCTTCCGGGGTTCACCAGCCTGCTGATAATGGGGATACCGTGTTAGATATTCCGCTCGGCAATGGACGCCTGATCTGGTGCCCGCTGCCGCTGGAGCTGAATGAGCGTGATGAACCCATCGTCGAACTATACCGCTATGCAGTGGAGTGTACTGGCATCACATCCGGACTCGAATGGATTACCGGAGGTGATCTCCCGGGAGTCTACGGGCGTAAGCTGGATTTTGCCGAGGGAGCACTTTATATCTTCGTATCTGAATATGCCTGGGATGCTGATATTGAAGTCAAAGACCCGCAGACCGGCGCAAGCTTCAGCTTCCGGCTGGAGAAAGAACGCACTGTGCTGTTTGCAGCGGATAAGCAGGGGCGGGTGCAGTCCATCTATAGACCGGACAACACTATCATTACAACAGGCCTAAGCTGA
- a CDS encoding alpha-mannosidase yields the protein MMNKKTAHIVSHTHWDREWYLPYEKHHVRLVQLVDALLDKLDHSTAFRSFYLDGQTIILEDYLQVRPENKERLEQHIRDGRILIGPWYILQDAFLTSGEANVRNMQIGHQDAGKYGKPTKIGYFPDTFGLVGQTPQLMLQSGIQNAFFGRGVKPTGFNNTVSDGGYESSFSELVWEGPDGSRILGILFANWYSNGNEIPVDGAAAREFWDRKLADAEKYASTDELLFMNGCDHQPLQLDLPEAIATAQALYPEVEFVHSNFPDYLDALNADLEKGKRELSSVTGELRSQRTDGWGTLVNTASARVYLKQMNQKGQTLLEKVAEPLASIAGLIGKDYPHHLFTYAWKTLMQNHPHDSICGCSVDEVHREMVTRFDKSRHVAESIIEDSARFITDAVDTSLFEKLSEGGQAVPLVVMNTTGWSRTGTVSIELDAARLYLREGYGLEETSRRMQEFDLSGRVLVDDRGKVLACTVEDLGLEFGYDLPDDRFRQPYMCRRVKITFEAADVPALGLRAYAWVVQQAAAVPAASTLINGEHVLENAALRVEVAEDGSFSLHHKLSGAVYRDLGIYENTGDIGNEYMYRQPDGEIPLTTKGLNAAITVLEDTPYRAAIEIKHAWEIPASADATLNQEQRSLVYYPERKAQRSRETVILELRTVISLEREGNGVHIESTINNKAKDHRVRMLFPTDLQTMVHHADSMFEIAKRDNEPAAEWLNPSNTQHQQAFVDVSSEEAGLTVANQGLNEYEVLQDGRNTIAVTLLRSVGELGDWGWFSTPEAQCQGEHTAELMLIPHSGDGITSGAYAEAYRFQAPWTVFQTGIHTGELASGYSPLAWKGPEAAFSSMKMNESSGDLLLRWYNMSSQAVEVELQLSIDHQQMYRTGILEERTNPLTYSGSAIHLLKLGACEIATLGIQF from the coding sequence ATGATGAACAAAAAAACCGCGCATATCGTTTCCCACACCCACTGGGACCGGGAATGGTACTTGCCTTACGAGAAGCATCACGTCCGCCTGGTGCAGCTGGTGGATGCGCTACTCGATAAATTGGATCACAGTACGGCCTTCCGCAGCTTTTATCTGGATGGCCAGACGATTATTTTGGAGGATTATCTGCAGGTCCGTCCTGAGAATAAAGAACGGCTGGAGCAGCATATCCGGGATGGCCGGATTTTGATCGGTCCGTGGTATATTCTGCAGGATGCTTTCCTGACGAGCGGAGAGGCCAATGTGCGCAATATGCAGATCGGCCATCAGGATGCCGGCAAATACGGCAAGCCAACCAAAATCGGCTATTTCCCCGATACCTTCGGTCTAGTCGGACAGACACCCCAGCTCATGCTCCAATCAGGCATTCAGAATGCCTTTTTCGGCAGAGGCGTTAAACCGACAGGCTTCAATAACACCGTATCTGACGGGGGGTACGAGTCCTCGTTTTCTGAGCTGGTCTGGGAAGGGCCGGACGGCTCGCGGATTCTCGGTATTCTTTTTGCCAACTGGTATTCTAACGGAAATGAGATTCCTGTGGACGGAGCCGCTGCGCGTGAATTCTGGGACCGCAAACTGGCCGATGCCGAAAAATATGCTTCCACAGATGAGCTGCTGTTCATGAATGGCTGTGACCATCAGCCGCTGCAGCTTGACCTGCCGGAGGCGATTGCCACGGCTCAAGCCTTGTACCCGGAGGTGGAATTCGTTCATTCGAACTTCCCGGATTATCTGGACGCGCTGAATGCCGATCTGGAGAAAGGGAAGCGGGAGCTTTCTTCAGTAACGGGCGAGCTGCGCAGCCAGCGGACGGACGGCTGGGGGACACTGGTGAACACCGCCTCGGCGCGCGTTTATCTGAAGCAGATGAACCAGAAGGGCCAGACCCTGCTGGAAAAAGTAGCCGAGCCGCTCGCTTCCATCGCGGGCCTCATCGGCAAAGACTATCCGCATCATCTGTTCACCTACGCCTGGAAGACGCTGATGCAGAACCATCCGCATGACAGCATCTGCGGCTGCAGCGTGGACGAGGTTCACCGCGAGATGGTGACTCGTTTTGATAAAAGCCGCCACGTAGCGGAGAGTATTATAGAAGACAGTGCCAGATTTATTACTGACGCTGTAGATACTTCTTTATTTGAAAAATTATCAGAAGGAGGCCAGGCGGTTCCTTTGGTGGTGATGAACACCACGGGCTGGAGCCGCACGGGCACCGTTAGTATCGAGCTGGATGCCGCCCGCTTATACCTGCGTGAAGGCTACGGTCTGGAGGAAACCTCGCGCAGAATGCAGGAGTTTGACCTCTCCGGCCGTGTACTGGTGGACGACAGAGGGAAGGTGCTTGCGTGCACCGTGGAGGATCTGGGCCTGGAATTCGGCTACGATCTGCCGGATGACAGGTTCCGCCAGCCGTATATGTGCCGCAGAGTAAAAATCACCTTCGAAGCGGCGGATGTTCCGGCACTCGGACTGCGTGCTTATGCTTGGGTGGTTCAGCAGGCAGCCGCTGTTCCTGCCGCCTCCACGCTCATTAACGGTGAACATGTGCTGGAAAATGCAGCTCTTCGTGTGGAAGTTGCTGAGGACGGCTCCTTCAGCCTTCATCATAAGCTGAGCGGTGCGGTATACCGTGATCTCGGCATCTACGAGAACACCGGAGATATTGGTAACGAGTATATGTATAGACAGCCGGATGGCGAAATTCCTCTGACAACTAAAGGTCTTAATGCTGCCATTACGGTACTCGAAGATACACCTTACCGGGCAGCGATTGAGATTAAGCATGCATGGGAAATCCCCGCTTCAGCAGATGCCACACTGAATCAGGAGCAGCGCTCACTGGTCTATTATCCGGAGCGCAAAGCCCAGCGCAGCAGGGAGACTGTAATTCTAGAGCTTCGTACTGTCATCTCGCTGGAGCGTGAAGGCAATGGGGTACACATTGAATCGACGATCAATAATAAGGCCAAGGATCACCGGGTGCGGATGCTGTTTCCTACAGATCTGCAGACTATGGTGCATCATGCCGATTCCATGTTCGAAATTGCCAAACGGGACAATGAGCCTGCGGCTGAATGGCTGAATCCGAGCAACACGCAGCATCAGCAGGCTTTTGTGGATGTCAGCAGTGAAGAGGCAGGCCTGACTGTAGCCAATCAGGGGCTGAACGAATATGAAGTGCTGCAGGACGGACGCAATACGATTGCGGTCACCCTGCTCCGCAGTGTAGGCGAGTTGGGCGATTGGGGCTGGTTCTCGACACCGGAAGCCCAATGCCAAGGGGAACATACTGCTGAATTAATGCTGATTCCGCATTCAGGAGATGGCATTACTTCGGGTGCCTATGCTGAAGCATACCGGTTCCAGGCTCCATGGACAGTCTTTCAGACAGGCATTCACACTGGAGAGCTTGCCTCAGGATATTCCCCTCTGGCTTGGAAGGGTCCGGAAGCAGCGTTCTCTTCCATGAAAATGAACGAATCGTCCGGTGATCTGCTGTTGCGCTGGTACAACATGAGCAGCCAGGCGGTAGAAGTAGAACTACAGCTTAGTATTGATCATCAGCAGATGTACCGAACCGGGATCCTTGAAGAACGGACGAATCCGCTAACGTATTCCGGCAGTGCGATTCATCTTCTGAAACTGGGTGCATGTGAAATTGCAACCTTAGGCATTCAATTCTAA
- a CDS encoding helix-turn-helix transcriptional regulator, protein MTDKVIRIFKIINAIQSNPGITAKDLAFRCDVTLRTIYRDLDIISHFAPVTNEGRGTGYRFLGKFYQYPLDFSEQEALAFSLLPSVLNPDKIPPGFHTAYDKVMGTHLKEKSKQNGILENIADIIQMGKPAYRKESRNFLQPIIGAILDQRSIRTIYHSQSRNATTEREIDPYYLIPRDQRFYLIGYCHVKGDIRTFRMSRFQQVEVTDSSFDKNGFNIRSYLKHTWSINRGNKYIRFKVRFSPEVARYIKEEELFVHPRMSDEQDGSLLFEVTVNNASEFMKWILQYGPNAEILEPLSARAELQLQLEQWVGLYQ, encoded by the coding sequence ATGACAGACAAAGTAATTCGAATCTTCAAAATTATCAACGCGATCCAGTCTAATCCCGGAATCACAGCCAAGGATCTTGCATTCAGATGTGACGTGACCCTCCGGACGATTTACAGGGATCTTGATATTATCAGCCATTTTGCCCCGGTTACGAATGAAGGCAGGGGGACCGGCTACAGGTTCCTGGGTAAGTTTTATCAATATCCGCTGGATTTCTCTGAGCAGGAGGCATTAGCCTTTTCCCTTTTGCCCTCAGTGCTGAATCCGGACAAAATCCCTCCGGGTTTTCACACCGCCTATGACAAGGTTATGGGCACACATCTGAAAGAAAAGTCTAAGCAGAATGGAATTCTGGAGAACATTGCGGACATTATTCAAATGGGGAAACCTGCTTACCGCAAGGAAAGCCGTAATTTTCTACAGCCGATTATCGGAGCGATTCTGGATCAACGGAGCATCCGGACGATATATCACTCGCAGTCACGCAATGCCACAACTGAACGTGAAATTGATCCCTATTATTTAATTCCGCGTGACCAGCGTTTTTATCTTATTGGGTACTGTCATGTTAAGGGGGATATCCGTACATTCCGTATGAGCCGGTTTCAGCAGGTTGAGGTCACGGACTCAAGCTTTGACAAAAACGGGTTTAATATTAGAAGTTATTTGAAGCATACCTGGTCGATTAACCGCGGGAATAAATACATAAGGTTCAAGGTGCGCTTTTCTCCTGAGGTGGCGCGCTATATTAAGGAAGAAGAGCTGTTTGTTCATCCACGGATGAGCGATGAGCAGGACGGCAGTCTTCTGTTCGAAGTGACCGTTAACAATGCCAGTGAGTTCATGAAATGGATTTTGCAATATGGCCCAAATGCGGAGATTCTCGAACCACTGTCGGCCAGAGCGGAGCTTCAACTTCAATTGGAGCAATGGGTGGGGCTCTATCAGTAA
- the katA gene encoding catalase KatA — MSQSNNKLTTSWGAPVGDNQNSMTAGSRGPTLLQDVHLLEKLAHFNRERVPERVVHAKGAGAHGYFEVTQDLSQYTKAAFLSEVGKRTPMFIRFSTVAGELGSADTVRDPRGFAVKFYTEEGNYDLVGNNTPVFFIRDAIKFPDFIHTQKRHPQTHLKNPNAVWDFWSLSPESLHQVTILMSDRGIPATLRHMHGFGSHTFKWVNAEGKAVWVKYHFKTEQGVRNLDVNLAAQLAGENPDYHTEDLFNAIDKGDFPAWRLCVQIMPEEDADTYRFDPFDVTKVWSQKDYPLIEVGHMVLDRNPENYFAEVEQATFSPGSFVPGIEASPDKMLQGRLFAYADAHRYRVGANHNQLPINRPVAEVNNNQRDGAMNSTSNGGGSVYYEPNSFGGATESPQHKPAAFKVSGQADSVAYDHNDHYTQAGDLYRLLSEEERARLVQNIVGAMTPVEYDEIKIRQIGHFYKADPEFGQRVAAGLGLPVPAAE, encoded by the coding sequence ATGAGTCAAAGCAATAACAAACTTACAACAAGCTGGGGTGCCCCCGTAGGAGACAATCAGAATTCAATGACAGCAGGTTCCCGTGGACCCACATTGCTGCAGGATGTTCATCTGCTCGAGAAACTGGCCCATTTCAACAGAGAACGTGTTCCAGAGCGTGTCGTTCACGCTAAAGGGGCCGGTGCTCATGGATATTTTGAGGTTACACAGGATTTGTCCCAATATACCAAAGCGGCATTCTTGTCTGAAGTAGGCAAGCGCACACCTATGTTTATCCGCTTCTCGACTGTTGCCGGAGAGCTGGGTTCTGCCGATACTGTGCGCGATCCGCGCGGTTTTGCCGTTAAATTTTACACTGAGGAAGGCAATTATGATCTTGTCGGCAACAATACGCCGGTCTTCTTCATCCGCGATGCGATCAAGTTCCCGGATTTCATCCATACCCAGAAACGTCATCCGCAGACACACCTGAAGAATCCAAATGCTGTCTGGGACTTCTGGTCATTATCGCCCGAGTCGCTGCACCAGGTTACGATTCTGATGTCAGACCGTGGCATTCCCGCAACGCTCCGTCATATGCACGGCTTCGGAAGCCATACCTTTAAATGGGTCAATGCTGAAGGTAAAGCTGTTTGGGTTAAATATCATTTCAAAACAGAACAGGGTGTAAGAAACCTGGATGTCAACCTGGCCGCACAGCTTGCCGGTGAGAATCCGGATTATCATACCGAGGACTTATTCAACGCCATTGATAAAGGCGATTTCCCGGCATGGAGACTGTGTGTGCAAATTATGCCAGAGGAGGATGCGGATACGTACCGGTTCGATCCTTTTGACGTAACCAAGGTCTGGTCGCAGAAGGACTATCCGCTGATTGAGGTCGGCCATATGGTACTGGACCGTAATCCTGAGAACTATTTCGCAGAAGTCGAGCAGGCCACCTTCTCCCCAGGTTCGTTCGTGCCCGGAATTGAAGCTTCACCAGACAAAATGCTCCAGGGGCGTTTGTTCGCTTATGCCGATGCCCACCGTTACCGGGTAGGTGCCAACCACAACCAGCTGCCGATCAACCGGCCTGTCGCCGAGGTGAACAATAACCAGCGTGACGGTGCGATGAATTCCACCAGCAATGGCGGCGGGTCCGTCTACTACGAGCCTAACAGCTTTGGCGGAGCAACAGAATCTCCACAGCATAAGCCTGCAGCTTTTAAAGTTTCCGGCCAGGCAGACAGTGTGGCATACGATCACAACGATCATTATACACAAGCTGGTGATCTGTACCGTCTGCTGAGTGAAGAGGAACGTGCCCGGCTTGTGCAGAATATCGTAGGGGCCATGACGCCTGTGGAATACGATGAGATCAAAATCCGCCAGATCGGCCACTTCTATAAAGCTGATCCTGAATTCGGACAGCGTGTTGCTGCCGGACTTGGATTACCTGTACCTGCAGCTGAATAA